A window of the Rhizobium viscosum genome harbors these coding sequences:
- the kduI gene encoding 5-dehydro-4-deoxy-D-glucuronate isomerase, whose protein sequence is MQIDVRHASHPEAVKGFDTETLRRHFLVEAVFVPGDIRLTYSHYDRMVIGGAAPLGAALALTAPKAIGQETFLAERELGVLNVGGAGRVIVDGTSYALAKYDCLYVGKGAVDVSFESADAGSPAKFYLVSTPAHASHPTVLLTRDKARHLTPGEAATANKRSIYQYIHPEVCQSCQLTMGFTSLETGSIWNTMPSHTHDRRMEAYLYFDLDADQRVFHFMGEPQQTRHMLVANEQAIISPPWSIHSGAGTKNYSFIWAMAGDNKSFTDMDHIAIGDLR, encoded by the coding sequence ATGCAGATTGACGTGCGACACGCCTCCCATCCCGAAGCTGTCAAGGGTTTCGATACGGAAACCCTGCGGCGTCACTTCCTGGTCGAGGCGGTGTTTGTGCCTGGCGACATCCGGCTCACCTATTCCCACTATGATCGCATGGTAATCGGCGGCGCTGCGCCGCTCGGGGCGGCTCTCGCGCTGACCGCGCCAAAGGCGATTGGCCAGGAAACGTTTCTGGCCGAGCGCGAGCTCGGCGTGTTGAATGTCGGCGGCGCCGGTCGCGTGATCGTCGATGGCACCAGCTACGCTCTGGCGAAGTACGATTGCCTCTATGTCGGCAAAGGCGCCGTCGACGTCAGTTTCGAAAGTGCCGATGCCGGCAGTCCGGCAAAATTCTACCTGGTTTCGACGCCCGCTCATGCCAGCCATCCGACGGTGCTCTTGACGCGTGACAAGGCTCGGCACCTGACGCCGGGCGAGGCGGCAACCGCCAACAAGCGTTCGATCTACCAATATATTCACCCGGAGGTCTGCCAGTCCTGCCAGCTGACCATGGGCTTCACCAGCCTCGAGACCGGCAGCATCTGGAATACCATGCCGAGCCATACGCATGACCGGCGCATGGAAGCCTATCTCTATTTCGACCTCGATGCCGACCAGCGCGTCTTCCATTTCATGGGCGAGCCACAGCAGACACGTCACATGCTCGTCGCCAACGAGCAGGCGATCATCTCGCCGCCCTGGTCGATCCATTCCGGCGCCGGCACGAAGAACTACAGTTTCATCTGGGCGATGGCCGGCGACAACAAGAGCTTTACCGATATGGACCATATCGCAATCGGCGATCTGAGGTGA
- the kduD gene encoding 2-dehydro-3-deoxy-D-gluconate 5-dehydrogenase KduD, producing MQALFDLSGKTAVVTGANTGIGQGIAVALAKAGASIAAVGRSSMDETEALVTAVGAKFHVIKADLGTIEPVKPIVAETLERFGDLDILVNNAGIIRRADAIDFTEADWDAVMDVNLKTAFFLSQAAARHMLEKGRGKIVNIASLLSFQGGIRIPSYTASKSGLAGLTRLLACEWAGKGVNVNAIAPGYFITNNTTALREDPDRNASILSRIPAGRWGEPGDIGGAAVFLASSASDYVHGTVLPVDGGWLAR from the coding sequence ATGCAGGCCCTTTTCGATCTCTCCGGCAAGACGGCTGTCGTCACCGGTGCCAATACCGGCATCGGGCAGGGCATTGCGGTCGCACTGGCCAAGGCGGGTGCCTCTATCGCCGCCGTTGGTCGCTCATCAATGGACGAGACGGAGGCGCTGGTGACGGCAGTGGGCGCGAAGTTCCACGTCATCAAGGCGGATCTCGGCACGATCGAACCGGTCAAGCCGATCGTCGCGGAGACACTGGAGCGCTTTGGCGATCTCGATATTCTCGTCAACAATGCCGGCATCATCCGCCGCGCTGACGCGATCGACTTTACTGAGGCGGACTGGGATGCGGTGATGGACGTCAACCTGAAGACGGCCTTCTTCCTGTCTCAGGCAGCAGCACGCCATATGCTCGAAAAGGGCCGCGGCAAGATTGTCAACATCGCTTCGCTCTTGTCCTTTCAAGGTGGCATTCGCATTCCGTCCTACACGGCTTCGAAGAGCGGTCTGGCGGGACTGACGCGGCTGCTCGCCTGCGAATGGGCCGGCAAGGGCGTGAACGTCAACGCGATCGCGCCCGGCTATTTCATCACCAACAACACGACGGCGCTGCGCGAAGATCCGGATCGCAATGCGAGCATCCTTTCCCGCATTCCGGCTGGCCGCTGGGGTGAGCCCGGCGATATCGGCGGTGCCGCCGTGTTCCTGGCGTCGTCAGCATCCGACTATGTACACGGCACGGTTCTGCCCGTCGATGGAGGCTGGCTGGCGCGCTGA
- a CDS encoding GntR family transcriptional regulator, which produces MNSPSGIVRKKRSLQGVTMLSHQRAAAPRAATLVYNALLDDIVSLRRKPMELLNEKELEAQFGVSRTPIREAIIRLADDGLVDVFPQSGTFVSRIPRRALYEAILVRKALEDTTVSMAVEKMTPAGLRALERNLADLDACHREGDVAAFHIIDNDFHQLISTIAGFPGIWAIIQQVKVHSDRYRLLTLPQQGRLTRVIDEHAAVIDCMRTGDKDGAKAAMEFHLGKLLHEVEKAEMLDPAYFIEDAPQMVASGGEKDNSNAD; this is translated from the coding sequence ATGAACTCGCCCTCTGGAATCGTGCGCAAGAAGCGCTCCCTGCAAGGGGTCACGATGCTTTCGCATCAGCGGGCGGCCGCCCCTCGGGCAGCGACGCTGGTCTATAATGCGCTTCTCGATGACATTGTCTCGCTGCGTCGCAAGCCAATGGAGCTGCTGAACGAGAAGGAACTCGAGGCGCAATTCGGCGTCAGCCGCACGCCGATCCGTGAAGCCATCATCCGACTTGCCGATGACGGCCTCGTCGACGTCTTTCCGCAATCGGGCACCTTTGTCTCCCGCATTCCGCGTCGCGCGCTTTACGAAGCGATCCTCGTGCGCAAGGCGCTGGAGGACACGACGGTTTCAATGGCGGTCGAGAAGATGACGCCGGCCGGTCTTAGGGCGCTGGAACGCAATCTTGCCGATCTTGATGCCTGTCACCGCGAAGGTGATGTCGCGGCCTTCCATATCATCGACAATGATTTCCACCAACTCATCAGCACTATCGCCGGCTTCCCCGGCATCTGGGCAATCATCCAGCAGGTCAAGGTTCACAGCGATCGTTACCGCCTGCTGACGCTGCCGCAGCAAGGCCGCCTGACGCGCGTCATCGACGAACATGCAGCCGTGATCGATTGCATGCGGACGGGCGACAAGGATGGCGCAAAGGCCGCCATGGAGTTCCATCTCGGCAAGCTGCTGCACGAGGTCGAAAAGGCCGAGATGCTCGACCCAGCCTATTTCATTGAGGATGCCCCGCAGATGGTGGCCTCCGGAGGAGAGAAGGATAATTCCAATGCAGATTGA